From the Lactuca sativa cultivar Salinas chromosome 9, Lsat_Salinas_v11, whole genome shotgun sequence genome, the window TCGGTCATAAGGATCAATTGTCATTCAGGTGCTAGTATCTGTAAATCAACTCGAGAGATCTTTTAAGAACAGGAACGAGCGTAGACAGAGGAGAGAGTTAGAGTGACTCGTTCAGAAGCGACTAGTCGCTTCCCGAATGCCCCTTTCCTTCGCTACTAGGAGAGTCGCTAATCTAAATTAGAAATTCAATAATaactaaaataaagaaaagggtATCATCTTTTATTCGAAATGTCTAGTCATCTTCAACCAATTATGCGCTTTCCATATGCCATTATGCAAATGGttattgtttgttattgttatttcgtttttttgtgtttttatcaATGTTCTAAAAAGATCGCTATAGCGCACCGTGGTTCCAATGTTTATACTTGCCGGTCAAGCTTTGACAAAATATAGccttaaatcatatatatatatatatatatatatatatatatatatatatatatatatatatatatatatatatatatatatatatatatatatatatatatatatatatatatatatatagacacacacacacacaccgtcTTAAGTCACACTTTACAAACGATGTGGTTCACCGCGGTTTAAAAAAACTTGAGACTTGATATTGTCGCTGAGTCCATATCAAGAAGAATCGTCAATTATGATCAAGCACCAGATGTACATATATTTCTCTGTATTTAAATTACAATCATTCCATGTAGAGTCTCTAACATCTGACTTACCTTTTGTACAAATCCATATTTACGTATCTGTGTAATCAGTGAATAGAATATGAATTACAAGTCTCTATAGTTGCGTCTTATATTATTTAGAACCATTGTTTTTATTGAGCTGTGTTCTTATTAATGGACAAAAACACACTATCGTGTCATGTCGTGTTCGAGTTAAGAAAAAATAATCCGTATCACGTCGTGTTAGACAAAAACACAAAACGACTGTCTGATTTGCCACCCTTATATAATATATAACCAAAATATCATGGTTTTATGCAATTTACCCGATAGTTTATTAACaactaataaaattaataacAAAAATATGTTTGTTGTGGTGTAACTAGAGGTGCAAAACACGACCGCGTAAAAAAATGGTAACATAATCTGAACCGGATATTTTAAAACCAGTTTAATTATAATCGAACAAAAGGTTTGGTGTGAGCCTAAAAAGAAATTATAAACCGGTTTTTAGAttgttttttctgtttttttttttttttttttaaggtgAACCAAACCAGTTTTTCAACCGAAAATAACCGATGTTTTAACTTAATTTCATTTCAAAAAAGTTAAAAATCGAACCAATTTAAATGGAAACCTCTTAGGGCCTAAAAATATTAATATAGTAATCAGTATTCCGTGATATTTGAACCAATAACTATTGGGCTAACATGTTAGGTGGcccaaaaactaaaaaaatcctTCCTCAAACAAAACAATAGTTGATTATACCAATCAAAATGTCTGGTCTATCTACTGTTGGCTACTTCTGTGAAAGATAAACAGGTGCTCAGTTTTGACATGGGTCGCTTGAGAGTTCTAAGTGGAAGAAGTTAGGGCACGCTTTCCCTCTGCATCATCAGTCTAAGTTCTTTTTTGTGATCCAAAGTGTGAGTCAAATAGAGTAAATTCCGTTCATTTCGCAAACGCAGATGCAATCAGGTTACAATCTCAAACCTGTAAGCTGCCCAATCGCGCATCTTGTTTCAGAATTGGGTAAAATTGAAAAATTCTGATACTACCCGTTGAACTTATTTGGAATTTTTTTGAAATATTACatgttaagttttttttttactaCGTCTTGACAGATTGAAAAAAGAGAATGTGTGTGAAATTAGACTTCATAAGCAGTTTGTCAAGCAGTTGTGTGATGTTTGTTAAGGTTGACAAAGTCGATTTTACTAACTTCCTTAAATTTGGATCCGGAGCTCTTCTctatgttttttctttttctagGTTTGAAGAGTAGACATGATTGATAGTACATTTAATTCAATGCAGGTTAAATACTTCAAATGATAGACAATTTTGTTAAGATACCTAAAAAATTGGTTTAAGAATGTAAGCTTGATCCACCTTCATCTTTAGTTAGTATATGATTAGCAAGAAACAATCTTTAAGTTGCAAatattatgcttgtatgattttGACGCACGTCCACCTGTTAGTTtacttataaattataatagaagAAATAAGTTAGGGACAGTTTAGTCAATTCATGTTTGAGTCGGTTAGAGGCAGTTAGACATGTGTGAGGGTTTCTTGTGAAATTCATTAATCCAGCGACAATTTATCATCATTTCATCTgtttttcctttgattctcggTTATTGCTTATCAAATTGGTATAGAGTCTGGTGGTATTTTTCCAATtgtcattttcttttataaaaatagaaaaattcCAAAACAAAGTTGTGATACTTTGGATTATGTTAATATCATATATCTTCGATAGTTTTATAAGTGTAACTCATCTCGAAGGTAATTTTTTTATGCAGAGCCAGCTGGATTATACGGTTGATGGGACATTCATTTAATGATTCTTCGGCTTTTCCTCTCTTTACTCAAGTGCAATCAATTCAAATTCTTAAATAAACCTGTTATACCGGATCATTTTCACTTTTCCCCATCTATCTCAAGCAATTTACAAACCCTAGTTTAAATTTGTTTGCTACTTCCAAACAATGGCTGTAGTTTCTAATCATGTTTCTTTTGAAGAAGAGTCTTCATTGCCGACTCTTACTTCTCAGTCAAGCAATTGTCAAGCCATTTTGAATCCATCCAAGTATCCTGAACCTCTTCAGATTATGGTGGAATGTATGAAATGTTCTTTTCTAAGTAGAGCTTTGTCAACAGCTAAAGAGGTTCCATTGAGAATCGTCACTCTAGCATTCACTACAGCAATTGTCAACAAAGTGAACGATACAATTTCTTTTGAAATTCAAGGTGGAAAGCGAACAACCATTTCTAAGACAAATTTTGCAAAACTTTTATGTCTTCCAACTCAAGGACCATATATTACTCCAACAAGTGAAGAGCTCATTGATATGTTCAATTCTATGGGTCATGAACCTTATATGAAGAAGGTGTCTGATTTCAAAAAGAGCAAACTTCCTGCTGTTTGGAGTCTGCTATTTGGATTCATTCTTCGTGGCTTAACAAGTCGTACTGGTGGATTGGATGCTGGACCCAAAGAGTTATTGTCTCTTATGTATGGGTTATATAAAGGTGTGAAGGTTGATTTTGCTACTGTGCTTTGGGGTGAATTTGTTGATAGCATCAAACATTCCAAAAGGGCAACTGAACTTTCTTCACATAGATTTTGGGGTTTAATAGTTTCTCAGGCTTATGAATTTCATAAAATTCCAATTGAAGTGTCTGAAGTTCCGAAGATGGTTGTTCATCAAATTAGTATTCCGACCAAAGTTGATCAGTCTCATTTCTCTTTTGTTGGTCAGATTCCTGAAGAAATGTTGAGTTTGATTAAATGTCCAAATAAGATTTTGGATCAATACAGGGCTTCTCTTATCATTCCTTACCCTGTTCGACCAGCACCTAAAGAAGGAGAAGATGTTAAACTTACAAAAATGATTAGGAAGAAAAGAAAAACTCCACTTGTTAGGAGTCAACTTGGTTCGACAAATGATAAAACtgaatttatgaaaaagtcaaagcgGGTCAAGAAACCAAGGATTGTTGAAGAAGAGGACATGCAACAACATCAGGGTGGTTTGAATTTTGAAGAGGATATTTCTATAACCACAGCTCTAACAATTGTCACTTCTTTAGTGGAGACAATTTTGATGTCTACCGTTACAATTCCAGTCGAAACTACATTGATTGAGACAGTACCCATTTCAGAACCCGTTGTCGAAAACTCTATTTCTGAACCAATGTCTATCTTTGAACATTTGACCACGTCTGAAACTCATATTTCTACTTCAGATCATTCGGAAGCTACAATTTCTGAAAGACCTTTAAAGAATACATTAGGGAATGTTTTtatagatgaagaagaagaagtgattGATGGATATGTGTTTAAGGCCGGGGAAGATCCTTTTTTTGATGATGTTGTCGATGATTTTGAGATGGCTGCTCTTGGTGAAGACTTTGTTGCttctgatgaagaggatgatgaagatgataatcAGTTGATgtctaaaagagattttaagaagttGAATCGTAAGCTTAATGTTGTATTACGATCtcttgattccaatactcagtcTGCCCAACATTCGAATCAAGAAAAAATGCTTGCTGATTGGTCGGTCACGCTTTCCGATCAAAACAAAAAGATTGATTCATTAACAAATGGTTTGAATCTTTTTAAAGATCACATAAATATTGAAACCAAGTCCCAAATGAAGAAGGTACAAGAAGTTATGTTTAATGAGTGCAAAAAGCTTCTTGATGAAATCTCGAAGATgagagaagagaatgagaagtCTTTAAACAAGGCATTTAGTGATCTCAAAAGTGAACATGaaaattctctcaaaagtctataTGAATCTCTTACTGAAGCGAAACAGAGAGAAATTACTTTACAAAATGAGTTGACGAAAGCGTTAGCCCATATCGAGTTTCTTCGTTCTTACACGAATGTTGTTAATCCAGAAGAACTTGCAAAGCAGGTTGAGACTCAAATGGTTGCATCTCATCTCAAGTCTCTACAACCTGTTATCGAAACATACCCAAACAGTGTTCCGAAGGTATCTTTGTCACCTTCTAAACAAGGGGGAGGAGAAAGTCAGCAATTCAATATCATGACTCCAGAGATCATTCTTATATCATCCGAAGGTACTTCTTCTGTTCCATCTTCTGAAGCTACGTTTCTTGCAACCTTACCATCTACCATATCAAACACTGTTGCATTTCCTGTTTCTACTCAATTCACAAAGAGTATTCCTTTGCCATTATCAAAACCTCTTTCAATTGGTTCCACTGCTGTTACTACAATGCTTTTATCAAGTTCTGAACCAAATTCttcaaaaggaaaagaaaatatgGAAGTGCTAAGTAAGGAAGAATTGAGACAGAGAAGAGCTGAGGAAAGAAATCGTTCTCAAGAGAAGTTGGATGCAGAGCATGTTAAAGGATTTGCTGAAGAAGAAAATGTGGGAGCTGAGAATAGGGTA encodes:
- the LOC111885230 gene encoding uncharacterized protein LOC111885230 → MAVVSNHVSFEEESSLPTLTSQSSNCQAILNPSKYPEPLQIMVECMKCSFLSRALSTAKEVPLRIVTLAFTTAIVNKVNDTISFEIQGGKRTTISKTNFAKLLCLPTQGPYITPTSEELIDMFNSMGHEPYMKKVSDFKKSKLPAVWSLLFGFILRGLTSRTGGLDAGPKELLSLMYGLYKGVKVDFATVLWGEFVDSIKHSKRATELSSHRFWGLIVSQAYEFHKIPIEVSEVPKMVVHQISIPTKVDQSHFSFVGQIPEEMLSLIKCPNKILDQYRASLIIPYPVRPAPKEGEDVKLTKMIRKKRKTPLVRSQLGSTNDKTEFMKKSKRVKKPRIVEEEDMQQHQGGLNFEEDISITTALTIVTSLVETILMSTVTIPVETTLIETVPISEPVVENSISEPMSIFEHLTTSETHISTSDHSEATISERPLKNTLGNVFIDEEEEVIDGYVFKAGEDPFFDDVVDDFEMAALGEDFVASDEEDDEDDNQLMSKRDFKKLNRKLNVVLRSLDSNTQSAQHSNQEKMLADWSVTLSDQNKKIDSLTNGLNLFKDHINIETKSQMKKVQEVMFNECKKLLDEISKMREENEKSLNKAFSDLKSEHENSLKSLYESLTEAKQREITLQNELTKALAHIEFLRSYTNVVNPEELAKQVETQMVASHLKSLQPVIETYPNSVPKVSLSPSKQGGGESQQFNIMTPEIILISSEGTSSVPSSEATFLATLPSTISNTVAFPVSTQFTKSIPLPLSKPLSIGSTAVTTMLLSSSEPNSSKGKENMEVLSKEELRQRRAEERNRSQEKLDAEHVKGFAEEENVGAENRVNLIRSLGFSENTVFDLVPKESCSVINSLEKQFDFPISPRAYGYPIMSPKTNEKVGDLSYNERLVRFYALVGKPSEYSWSPKIIRSVESVIETESFENVYQNFKFIVRRDIMDDITFTIADFPNLNPHDLIVLLKLLKDPNSVAMHSIKTFLCYYYRDVARTDIVLAGAINQKVKLPNKEAEGIDNIGAGEIVTKPTWGSTYSVKVAGGRSKKVFFRMNEKERFPNNVLEGIIQRIMLNSKNSESVRKKAVDMLRWWLKIREVLLELVPVLFPDLMKD